GCACTGTTTTATCAGGAAAATTATTTTTTACCTCAAGGCCTATGGCGTGCGCGAGGTGGGACTTCCCCAGTCCTACCCTGCTGTAAATGAATAATGGATTAAAAGCAGTTTTCCCCGGGTTTTTTGCAATGGCAAGCCCCGCCGATCGGGCAAGGCGGTTACAGTCGCCCTCAATGAAATTATCGAATGAATAACGCTCAACCAGTTGGGAGTTGATTTTAACTTTTTGAATCCCGGGTATGACGAATGGATCAGGAATGACTTTGGAGCTGCTTTTTAAGTTTAAGGGAATAGAGACATCAGGATTTTTTGTTGCCGACCGGTTAGAGGTAGGCATTACAATTGAATAAGGATCGCTGTGGTTCGTTGAGTTTTCGATCAGAATGCTGTATTCAAGCCTTCCCTGGGAACCGAGTTCTTTCTTTATTGTTCTTTTCAACAAGTCGATGTAATGCTCTTCAAGCCATTCGTAAAAAAACTGGCTGGGAACCTGGATTGTAAGGACATTATCCTTTAATTTTAAAGGCCTGATCGGCTCAAACCATGTTCTGAAACTCTGATAGTTAATATTATCCCTGATGATTTTTAAACAATTGTCCCAAATTTTTTTTGCAAGTTGCTCCATATACTTTCCACTTATTTACCTGTTATTCAATTGGTTAATTTGAAAAATGCTGTTGATTAACTTGAATTTTGAGGACTAAATTCTCCTTAAAATTTTCAACAAAGATCACTTGAAATTCGTTGATAAAAAAAATATTCATCTATTGCTTTTTACAAATTTTTTATTCTGAAAAATTAAACATTCTTTCACGACAAAAACTCAATGTCTTGTTTCTGACCAAAAAATGATGTGATTTAGATAAATTTTAAATAATTTTCCATCTTCAGAATTTCCATTTTCCTGAACAAAAAAATCGAAATAATCTGCCTGACCTAAGCCCAAAATTCAATGACCAAAAAGTTGCTAAAATTAGACTTACTTTTTTGATTGGAACAACTAAGAATTCAAAAAAAATGTGAATAATTTTTTCAGCATAATCAGATAGGATTTAATCTTCTAAAAGAGAGGACTATTAAGATTTTGAAGGGTCATCGCATGATCGAAATTGACCCTTTGAAGATATCCGTACCAAAATACCCGTTTGCCTTTAATACATAAAAGTAAACACCATCCTTGAGGTTACCTCCATCCCAGTCGCCCTGGTAATTATTTTTGGAGTATACTTTTTTACCATAACGGTTAAAAATGGCAATCTCATTGCTCATATAGTACTCAAGTTCTTTTATCTCGAAAAGCTCATTACTCCCGTCTCCATTTGGAGTAAACACGTTTGGAATATCCACTTCTGCCTGGGAAATATCAACCTTAAGCGATACAGAATCAATACATTCGTTGCTTGTTGTGTATTTAAGTTTAATCTCATACTCCCTTACCTGGTTAAAGACTTTTTCAGGGCTTTCCAGTGTTGAAAAGGTGGTGTCGCCAAAGTTCCAGTTCCAGTCGATGATCTGAATGCTATCGATTGAAGTGTTTTCAAAGGAAAAGTTAACAACCGGGTTTTGGATGTAAATCTGATCTTCCGGGTCGCGGATGATATTAACCGTTGGCATATCAAAAACCTTCACTGGCAGCAATGTATCCCTCAAACAGCCATACTGGTCGGTGACTTCTATTTTGTAGTTTGCCTCACATAACCCAAAGGCTATGGAATCGTATTGTCGTGGTTGCGTTGTTGGCCAAAAATACTCGTAAGGTGGCAATCCTCCTGATACCAATACTTGCAATTGGCCCCGACA
This genomic interval from Bacteroidales bacterium contains the following:
- a CDS encoding gliding motility-associated C-terminal domain-containing protein yields the protein CRGQLQVLVSGGLPPYEYFWPTTQPRQYDSIAFGLCEANYKIEVTDQYGCLRDTLLPVKVFDMPTVNIIRDPEDQIYIQNPVVNFSFENTSIDSIQIIDWNWNFGDTTFSTLESPEKVFNQVREYEIKLKYTTSNECIDSVSLKVDISQAEVDIPNVFTPNGDGSNELFEIKELEYYMSNEIAIFNRYGKKVYSKNNYQGDWDGGNLKDGVYFYVLKANGYFGTDIFKGSISIMR